Proteins encoded in a region of the Triticum dicoccoides isolate Atlit2015 ecotype Zavitan chromosome 3A, WEW_v2.0, whole genome shotgun sequence genome:
- the LOC119270136 gene encoding stress enhanced protein 1, chloroplastic-like, whose translation MALFSILRSSPLAVPAASSSRRPNHGVCLLRVSTRAAPSSLSVRCEQSSKPGGGSVVDVWASRLAMMSFAAAVVAEVSTGKGFVENFGVATPAPALALVVTALVIGLAVLFIVRSGAQD comes from the exons ATGGCGCTCTTCTCCATCCTACGCTCGTCTCCGCTGGCCGTCCCCGCGGCCTCTTCTAGCCGCCGCCCCAACCATGGTGTCTGCCTACTACGCGTCAGCACCAGGGCCGCGCCGTCATCTCTGTCCGTGAGGTGCGAGCAGAGCAGCAAGCCGGGCGGCGGCAGCGTCGTCGACGTGTGGGCGAGCCGCCTGGCCATGATGAGCTTCGCCGCGGCGGTCGTCGCCGAGGTGTCCACCGGCAAGGGCTTCGTGGAG AACTTCGGCGTGGCAACGCCGGCGCCGGCGTTGGCGCTGGTGGTGACGGCGCTCGTCATCGGCCTGGCCGTCCTCTTCATCGTCAGGTCGGGAGCGCAAGATTGA
- the LOC119270135 gene encoding F-box only protein 6-like, with amino-acid sequence MGEVAALRQLVGQVQELWDLYGAVHSHAHGPIPRWYLLDFEHGSVKDDYCGERTGYNSELLKIMEANQSPPRKRPRRDRNREKASFLNSAEAMKLDIWSEFPEDLFETVIARLPVAAIFRFRSVCRKWCSLVVSDNFSQQYSEVPQGMPWFYTITHENGNNNVAMYDPSLNKWHHPSVPLAPANIVMPVASAGGLVCLLDLSHRNFYICNPLTQSLKEIPPRSVQAWSRVSVGMVLNGRTSNEGYKVMWLRNDGNHEVYDSVQNMWSQPGEFPPSIKLPLALNFRSQPVAVGSTLYFMCSEPEGVLSYDVSTGIWIHFIIPLPLHLTDHTLAEFQGKIMLVGLLCKNAATCVCIWELQKMTLLWKEVDRMPNIWCLEFYGKHMRMTCLGNSGLLMLSLKAKRMNRLVMYNLVSKEWQKVPDCMLPCSRKKQWIACGTAFGPCPSASP; translated from the coding sequence GTGGTATTTACTTGACTTTGAGCATGGTTCGGTCAAGGATGATTATTGTGGAGAAAGGACTGGGTACAATTCGGAATTATTGAAGATCATGGAAGCTAACCAATCTCCTCCTCGCAAGCGACCACGCAGAGACAGAAACCGAGAGAAAGCATCCTTCCTGAACTCGGCTGAAGCAATGAAGCTAGATATTTGGAGCGAGTTCCCTGAAGACCTTTTTGAAACTGTCATTGCAAGGCTTCCAGTGGCTGCAATTTTCCGATTCCGCTCTGTTTGCCGGAAGTGGTGTTCTCTGGTAGTCTCAGACAATTTCTCTCAGCAGTACTCTGAAGTCCCACAGGGAATGCCATGGTTCTATACAATCACACATGAGAATGGCAACAACAATGTAGCGATGTATGACCCTTCCCTAAACAAGTGGCACCACCCTTCTGTTCCCCTTGCTCCTGCAAACATAGTAATGCCAGTGGCATCTGCAGGTGGCCTTGTGTGCTTATTGGATCTTAGCCACAGGAACTTCTACATATGCAACCCTCTTACACAATCACTAAAGGAAATTCCTCCCAGGTCAGTCCAGGCATGGTCAAGAGTGTCAGTGGGGATGGTGCTGAATGGAAGAACTTCTAATGAGGGTTACAAAGTGATGTGGTTGCGAAATGATGGAAATCATGAAGTTTACGACTCAGTGCAGAATATGTGGTCTCAGCCAGGCGAGTTTCCTCCAAGCATCAAGCTCCCACTTGCTCTAAATTTCAGGTCACAGCCAGTCGCGGTTGGCAGCACGCTGTACTTCATGTGCTCAGAACCCGAGGGTGTTTTGTCATATGATGTAAGCACTGGGATTTGGATTCATTTCATCATCCCGCTGCCGCTGCATCTGACTGACCACACACTTGCCGAGTTCCAGGGGAAGATCATGCTTGTGGGTCTGCTGTGCAAGAACGCAGCAACCTGCGTCTGCATCTGGGAGTTGCAGAAGATGACTCTCCTCTGGAAGGAGGTGGACAGAATGCCAAATATCTGGTGCTTAGAATTCTACGGTAAGCACATGAGGATGACCTGCCTGGGCAACAGCGGCTTGCTCATGCTCTCCTTGAAGGCGAAGCGGATGAACCGCCTCGTGATGTACAACCTTGTGAGCAAGGAGTGGCAGAAGGTTCCTGACTGCATGCTCCCTTGCAGCCGCAAGAAGCAGTGGATAGCATGTGGCACGGCATTCGGCCCGTGCCCCTCTGCCTCGCCCTGA